From one Octopus bimaculoides isolate UCB-OBI-ISO-001 chromosome 1, ASM119413v2, whole genome shotgun sequence genomic stretch:
- the LOC106869587 gene encoding uncharacterized protein LOC106869587, producing the protein MKPQYHKPNSINLIKVIQPFERISIDFKGPIPSTMHPYLLTIIDEYSRFPFGYPVSDTSAQTVIKCLTDLFSVFGMLSYVHSDRGTAFMSTRLREWHLSKGIATSRTMPYNPTGNSQVERYNGIIWKSVLLSLKTRALPVSLWGTVLPHALHSIRSLLCTSTNATPHERLFNYQRRSASATSMPTWLLNPGPVLVQRNNRTNKYDPIMDQVDLIEANSQYAHVRYPDSRETKISTKQLTSPGKINPTDNLTQTFVP; encoded by the coding sequence ATGAAACCACAATATCATAAACCAAACTCAATTAACTTAATTAAAGTCATACAGCCCTTTGAGCGAATTTCCATCGATTTCAAAGGTCCGATTCCTTCCACGATGCATCCTTATCTCCTAACAATCATTGACGAATACTCTCGGTTTCCGTTTGGTTATCCAGTATCTGACACATCAGCTCAGACtgtaataaagtgtcttacaGACTTGTTCTCAGTTTTTGGTATGCTCAGTTATGTACATTCCGATCGTGGAACTGCCTTTATGTCTACAAGATTGAGAGAATGGCACCTCAGTAAGGGCATTGCAACGAGTAGGACGATGCCATACAATCCCACTGGGAACAgtcaagtagaaagatataatgGTATTATTTGGAAGTCAGTACTACTCTCTTTGAAAACCCGTGCCCTTCCAGTATCTTTATGGGGAACAGTTCTTCCACACGCGTTGCATTCAATCAGATCTCTACTTTGTACGTCCACTAATGCCACTCCTCATGAACGTCTTTTTAACTATCAAAGACGTTCAGCATCAGCAACATCTATGCCAACATGGCTTCTTAACCCAGGACCTGTGCTTGTTCAAAGGAACAATCGTACTAACAAGTATGACCCTATCATGGACCAAGTTGATTTAATCGAAGCCAACTCCCAATACGCTCACGTCCGTTACCCAGACAGTCGCGAAACTAAAATATCCACAAAACAATTGACATCACCAGGGAAGATTAACCCAACTGATAACCTAACCCAAACATTTGTCCCTTAA